A genomic segment from Tistrella mobilis encodes:
- the hutI gene encoding imidazolonepropionase, with product MTTATRWDRIWVNLHVATMVPGDEPYGAIGDAAVAVKDGRIAWVGPAQDLPGLPDMLAAEVIDAGGAWMTPGLIDCHTHLVHGGNRAREFELRLNGASYEEIAKAGGGILSTVTATRAADQDRLIADALPRLDALLAEGVTTVEIKSGYGLETDTELRMLRAARALGTRRPVEIRTTLLGAHALPPEFADDAEAYVDLVVREMIPAAAEAGLADAVDAFCERIAFSTAQTRRVFDAARAAGLPVKLHAEQLSDQKGAVLAAEFGALSADHLEYLGVDGVRAMAAAGTVAVLLPGAFYMLREKQLPPILELRAAGVPIAISTDCNPGTSPVTSLLLMVNMACTLFRLTPEEALAGVTRVAARALGLEDRGTIAPGLRADLALWRIGTPAELAYMVGFNPCIQVVRGGRPRDPRMGFAGEAAA from the coding sequence ATGACCACGGCGACACGCTGGGACCGGATCTGGGTGAACCTGCATGTGGCGACCATGGTCCCGGGCGACGAGCCCTATGGCGCGATCGGCGATGCCGCGGTCGCGGTGAAGGATGGCCGCATCGCCTGGGTCGGTCCGGCGCAGGATCTGCCCGGCCTGCCCGACATGCTGGCGGCCGAGGTGATCGATGCCGGCGGCGCCTGGATGACGCCGGGGCTGATCGACTGCCATACCCATCTGGTCCATGGCGGCAATCGCGCCCGGGAATTCGAACTGCGGCTCAACGGCGCCTCTTACGAAGAGATTGCGAAGGCCGGCGGCGGCATTCTGTCCACCGTCACCGCCACCCGCGCCGCCGATCAGGACCGGCTGATCGCCGATGCCCTGCCCCGGCTGGATGCGCTGCTCGCCGAAGGTGTGACCACGGTCGAGATCAAGTCGGGCTACGGCCTCGAAACCGATACCGAGCTGCGCATGCTGCGCGCCGCCCGGGCCCTCGGCACCCGCCGGCCGGTCGAGATCCGCACCACCCTGCTCGGCGCCCATGCGCTGCCGCCCGAATTCGCCGACGATGCCGAGGCCTATGTCGATCTGGTGGTGCGCGAGATGATCCCGGCCGCTGCCGAGGCCGGCCTTGCCGATGCGGTCGATGCCTTCTGCGAGCGGATCGCCTTCTCCACCGCCCAGACCCGCCGGGTGTTCGATGCGGCCCGTGCCGCCGGCCTGCCGGTCAAGCTGCATGCCGAACAGCTGAGCGACCAGAAGGGCGCGGTGCTCGCCGCCGAATTCGGTGCCCTGTCGGCCGATCATCTGGAATATCTGGGGGTCGACGGCGTGCGCGCCATGGCCGCCGCCGGCACCGTGGCGGTGCTGCTGCCCGGCGCCTTCTACATGCTGCGCGAAAAGCAGCTGCCGCCGATCCTGGAACTGCGTGCGGCCGGCGTGCCGATTGCCATCTCCACCGACTGCAACCCCGGCACCTCGCCGGTGACCTCTCTGCTGCTGATGGTCAACATGGCCTGCACCCTGTTCCGCCTGACGCCCGAAGAGGCGCTGGCCGGCGTCACCCGCGTGGCGGCACGGGCGCTGGGGCTGGAAGATCGCGGCACCATCGCCCCGGGCCTGCGTGCCGACCTCGCCCTCTGGCGGATCGGCACACCGGCCGAACTGGCCTATATGGTCGGCTTCAATCCCTGCATCCAGGTCGTCCGGGGCGGCCGGCCGCGGGATCCGCGCATGGGCTTTGCAGGGGAAGCCGCCGCATGA